A stretch of the Bacillota bacterium genome encodes the following:
- a CDS encoding MinD/ParA family protein, whose amino-acid sequence MRDSIPTGQAEGLQRLLQTATSKGQREGGAKILAVASGKGGVGKTNLAVNLGLSLVRLGKRVVILDADMGLANVDIVLNRIPRYNLTHVLSGQKSLMEALTEGPEGLMLLAGGTGLEDLANLSRWRLKRLVDSLQILDAEFDVIIIDSGAGIAHAVMTFVLAAQEILVVTTVDPTAITDAYGLIKVIANRNKAANIGLVVNMVSSKKQAQGVYDRISVTVNRFLGMEIKYRGAIPEDPMVRNAIRQQQPFLLRYPRCAASRAINDLAHRIVDEEQQQEGVGGMKLLLQRIVGLSIGRTR is encoded by the coding sequence ATGAGGGATAGTATTCCAACTGGACAAGCCGAGGGTCTACAGAGGTTACTGCAAACCGCCACTTCCAAGGGTCAGCGGGAGGGTGGGGCTAAGATCCTGGCGGTGGCCTCGGGAAAGGGTGGAGTCGGCAAGACTAATCTAGCGGTGAATCTCGGCTTGAGTTTGGTTAGACTGGGCAAGCGAGTGGTGATTCTCGATGCCGATATGGGGTTAGCAAATGTGGACATAGTTCTCAACCGGATCCCACGGTATAACCTCACCCATGTCTTGTCGGGACAGAAATCCCTGATGGAGGCCCTGACGGAAGGACCCGAGGGTTTGATGTTACTGGCCGGCGGGACGGGACTCGAAGATTTGGCTAATCTAAGCCGGTGGCGCCTAAAGCGGTTGGTGGATTCCCTTCAGATCTTAGATGCCGAGTTTGATGTGATTATCATCGATTCCGGGGCGGGAATTGCCCATGCGGTAATGACCTTCGTTCTGGCGGCCCAGGAGATACTGGTGGTTACCACCGTGGATCCTACGGCAATTACCGATGCCTACGGCCTTATCAAGGTAATCGCCAACCGGAATAAGGCTGCCAACATTGGCTTGGTGGTCAATATGGTTAGCAGCAAGAAACAGGCTCAGGGGGTTTACGACAGAATTAGCGTTACGGTAAATAGGTTCTTGGGCATGGAGATCAAGTATCGTGGGGCAATCCCAGAAGATCCTATGGTTCGTAACGCCATTAGGCAGCAGCAGCCCTTTTTGCTCCGTTACCCAAGGTGTGCAGCGTCTCGGGCAATTAATGACCTGGCCCATCGTATCGTCGATGAGGAGCAACAACAGGAAGGGGTCGGCGGTATGAAGCTGCTTTTGCAGCGGATCGTGGGGCTTAGTATCGGAAGGACGAGGTAG
- a CDS encoding FliA/WhiG family RNA polymerase sigma factor, with translation MIELKQQPPSEASLWERYKDYGDYSARDQLILRYTGLVKYTAGRVAIGMPNSVDMEDLISYGIFGLLDAVDKFDPNRGIKFESYATVRIRGAIIDGLRAADWVPRSVRAKARRLERTVAELEFRLGRSASEDEIAKALNLSKEEYYEMLDEVKSTTITSLDELWGEGGEDDFLRLGDMVEDTKLPEPGHDLEVEAVKATLAQAIEALSERERQVITLYYYEKLTLREIGEVLSVTESRVSQIHTQAVAKLRSRLERIRHAVV, from the coding sequence ATGATTGAGTTGAAACAACAACCACCAAGTGAAGCGTCCCTTTGGGAGAGATATAAGGACTATGGTGATTACAGCGCCCGAGATCAACTGATTCTTCGGTATACAGGATTAGTCAAGTACACCGCGGGCCGTGTGGCAATCGGGATGCCTAATTCCGTCGATATGGAAGACTTGATCAGCTACGGTATCTTTGGTCTCTTGGATGCAGTGGATAAGTTCGATCCTAACCGAGGCATCAAGTTCGAATCCTATGCTACAGTTCGTATCCGGGGAGCAATTATCGATGGGTTGCGAGCTGCCGACTGGGTACCGCGATCGGTACGAGCTAAGGCGAGAAGACTAGAGAGAACTGTGGCGGAGTTAGAGTTTCGTCTAGGGAGAAGTGCTTCGGAGGATGAGATTGCCAAGGCCCTGAACCTCAGCAAGGAAGAGTATTACGAAATGCTTGATGAGGTCAAGTCCACCACCATCACCTCCCTCGATGAGCTCTGGGGAGAAGGCGGCGAAGACGATTTCCTGCGACTGGGTGACATGGTTGAGGATACCAAACTGCCGGAACCGGGGCATGACCTAGAGGTAGAGGCAGTCAAGGCTACTTTGGCCCAGGCGATAGAGGCGCTGTCAGAGAGAGAGCGGCAAGTGATCACCCTATATTACTACGAGAAGTTGACCTTGCGGGAAATTGGTGAGGTGTTATCCGTCACTGAATCTCGAGTGTCTCAAATCCATACCCAAGCGGTGGCCAAACTGCGGAGCCGCTTAGAGCGGATTCGTCATGCAGTAGTTTGA
- the rpsB gene encoding 30S ribosomal protein S2 translates to MALVSMKQLLEAGVHFGHQTRRWNPKMKEYIFTERNGIYIIDLQKTVRLVERAYNFIRETVANGERILFVGTKKQAHDTVFEEAQRCGEFYVNERWLGGMLTNFTTIRSRVARLKELERMEEEGAMELLPKKEAAILRKEMDKLQRFLGGIREMDRLPGAVFIIDPRKERIAIAEARKLGIPVVAIVDTNCDPDEVDYVIPGNDDAIRAIRLLTGIIADAVLEGKEGQQDVPADQDRSDVEEVALEVETDAQDEGEEE, encoded by the coding sequence ATGGCACTCGTGTCAATGAAGCAATTGCTCGAAGCCGGCGTTCACTTTGGCCACCAGACGAGACGGTGGAACCCAAAAATGAAGGAGTATATTTTCACCGAGCGAAATGGCATTTACATTATCGACCTGCAGAAAACCGTGCGCCTAGTGGAGCGGGCATACAATTTTATCCGGGAGACGGTGGCAAATGGGGAGAGGATCCTCTTTGTTGGGACCAAGAAGCAGGCCCATGACACTGTCTTCGAGGAAGCTCAGCGGTGCGGTGAGTTCTACGTCAACGAGAGATGGCTCGGTGGAATGCTCACCAACTTCACAACCATCCGCAGTCGGGTTGCTCGTTTGAAGGAGCTCGAGAGGATGGAAGAAGAGGGTGCAATGGAGCTTCTACCCAAGAAGGAAGCTGCTATCCTGCGCAAGGAGATGGATAAGTTGCAGCGGTTCTTGGGTGGAATTCGCGAGATGGATAGATTGCCGGGAGCGGTGTTCATCATCGATCCTCGCAAAGAGCGGATCGCCATTGCTGAAGCTCGCAAGTTGGGTATTCCTGTTGTAGCTATCGTGGATACCAACTGTGATCCCGATGAAGTGGATTACGTTATCCCTGGCAACGACGATGCAATTCGCGCTATTCGCCTTCTGACCGGTATCATCGCCGATGCCGTGCTGGAGGGTAAGGAAGGTCAGCAGGATGTTCCGGCTGATCAAGACAGGTCCGATGTCGAGGAAGTGGCCTTGGAGGTCGAGACCGACGCCCAGGACGAAGGCGAAGAGGAGTAA
- the frr gene encoding ribosome recycling factor: MWEGDKLPAESVYKEAEGKMQAVISATRRDFASIRTGRASPALLDRVTVEYYGTDTPLNQLANISTPEPRLLVIQPYDKSSIKAIEKAILASDLGLTPNNDGNVIRIAIPTLTEERRKDLVRVVRKNAEEKRIAVRNVRRDANEQLKKLAKDSELSEDDERRWEKEVQELTDKYIAQIDELLASKEAEIMEV; this comes from the coding sequence ATGTGGGAGGGAGATAAGTTGCCAGCCGAAAGTGTTTACAAAGAAGCAGAAGGAAAGATGCAGGCGGTGATTTCTGCCACGAGGAGAGACTTCGCATCGATTCGAACTGGGCGCGCCAGCCCTGCACTCCTGGACCGGGTGACTGTAGAATATTACGGGACTGACACCCCGTTGAATCAGCTGGCTAACATTTCGACGCCGGAGCCACGGCTGCTTGTGATTCAGCCCTATGACAAGAGTTCCATCAAGGCGATTGAGAAGGCGATTTTGGCCTCAGACCTCGGTTTAACTCCCAACAACGACGGCAATGTGATTCGAATTGCGATTCCGACATTGACAGAAGAGCGCCGCAAGGACTTGGTGCGGGTGGTCCGTAAGAACGCTGAAGAAAAGCGCATTGCCGTTCGTAACGTCCGACGAGATGCCAACGAGCAGCTAAAGAAACTGGCTAAGGACTCTGAGTTGTCGGAAGACGATGAACGCCGTTGGGAAAAGGAAGTTCAGGAGTTAACGGACAAGTATATCGCGCAGATTGACGAGCTCTTAGCCAGCAAAGAAGCTGAAATCATGGAGGTTTAG